A genomic region of Dickeya solani IPO 2222 contains the following coding sequences:
- the sbcD gene encoding exonuclease subunit SbcD yields MRIIHTSDWHLGQYFYTRSRAPEHQAFLHWLVQQVEQYQADAVIVAGDVFDNGAPPSYAREIYNHFVVALQRTGCQLVVMGGNHDSVATLNESRALLACLNTRVIAGFDGDIHEQVLVLNNRAGEPGALLCAVPFLRPRDVLTSQAGQSGVQKQQALQDAITSHYQRCYQLACEQREALGRELPIVLTGHLTTVGVATSDSVRDIYIGTLDAFPAQAFPPADYIALGHIHRPQRVAQCEHIRYSGSPIPLSFDELNHEKSVYLVHFEQGKLQEVTALTVPTEQPMQLVKGNLPEIERRLAGFRDYHGDKPVWLDIEIVTQDYLSDIQQHIQALTEPMNVEVLLLRRAREQQQQMLVQLEKETLEELQPAEVFARRLALESDLDEARQQRLKGLFDRVIQEIDEQRREASA; encoded by the coding sequence ATGCGAATTATTCACACGTCTGACTGGCATCTCGGTCAGTACTTTTATACCCGGAGCCGTGCGCCTGAGCATCAGGCGTTTTTGCACTGGCTGGTTCAGCAGGTTGAGCAGTATCAGGCCGATGCAGTAATAGTAGCAGGTGATGTGTTCGACAACGGCGCACCGCCCAGTTATGCCCGTGAAATATATAACCATTTTGTGGTGGCGTTGCAGCGCACCGGCTGCCAGTTGGTGGTGATGGGCGGCAACCACGATTCGGTCGCCACCCTGAATGAATCACGCGCGCTGCTGGCCTGCCTGAATACCCGGGTGATTGCCGGTTTTGACGGCGATATTCACGAGCAAGTGCTGGTGCTGAACAACCGCGCAGGCGAACCCGGCGCGCTGCTGTGCGCCGTTCCCTTTCTGCGTCCGCGCGACGTGCTCACCAGCCAGGCCGGCCAGTCCGGCGTGCAAAAACAGCAGGCGTTGCAGGACGCCATCACCAGCCATTATCAGCGCTGTTACCAGCTCGCCTGCGAGCAGCGTGAGGCGCTGGGCCGCGAACTGCCGATTGTGCTGACCGGCCACCTCACTACGGTGGGCGTCGCCACGTCCGATTCGGTGCGCGATATCTATATCGGCACGCTGGACGCGTTCCCGGCGCAGGCTTTCCCCCCGGCGGACTACATCGCGCTCGGCCACATTCATCGCCCGCAGCGGGTGGCGCAATGCGAACACATCCGTTACAGCGGCTCGCCGATTCCGCTGAGTTTTGACGAACTGAATCATGAGAAATCGGTGTATCTGGTGCATTTCGAGCAGGGCAAACTGCAGGAGGTCACCGCGCTGACCGTGCCGACCGAACAACCGATGCAACTGGTGAAAGGCAATCTGCCGGAGATCGAACGCCGGCTGGCCGGATTCCGCGACTATCACGGCGACAAACCGGTGTGGCTGGACATTGAGATCGTCACTCAGGATTATCTGAGCGACATTCAGCAGCACATTCAGGCGCTGACCGAACCGATGAATGTGGAAGTGCTGTTGCTGCGCCGGGCGCGGGAACAGCAGCAACAAATGCTGGTGCAACTGGAAAAGGAAACGCTGGAGGAGCTGCAACCCGCCGAGGTGTTTGCCCGACGGCTGGCGCTGGAGAGCGATCTGGACGAGGCGCGCCAGCAGCGCCTGAAAGGGCTGTTCGACCGGGTCATTCAGGAAATTGACGAGCAGCGACGGGAGGCGTCCGCATGA
- the phoB gene encoding phosphate response regulator transcription factor PhoB, whose translation MARRILVVEDEAPIREMVCFVLEQNGYQPVEAEDYDSAVTRLAEPYPELVLLDWMLPGGSGLQFIKHMKREALTRDIPVMMLTARGEEEDRVRGLEVGADDYITKPFSPKELVARIKAVMRRISPMAVEEVIEMRGLSLDPSSHRVTTEEHALDMGPTEFKLLHFFMTHPERVYSREQLLNHVWGTNVYVEDRTVDVHIRRLRKALETSGHDKMVQTVRGTGYRFSTRY comes from the coding sequence ATGGCAAGACGTATTTTGGTGGTGGAAGATGAAGCGCCGATCCGCGAGATGGTGTGCTTCGTGCTGGAACAGAACGGCTATCAGCCGGTTGAGGCTGAGGATTACGACAGCGCCGTTACCCGGCTGGCCGAACCTTATCCTGAACTGGTGCTGCTGGACTGGATGCTGCCCGGCGGGTCCGGTTTGCAGTTTATCAAGCACATGAAACGCGAAGCGCTGACCCGTGATATCCCGGTCATGATGCTGACGGCGCGTGGTGAAGAAGAAGATCGCGTGCGCGGTCTCGAAGTGGGCGCCGACGATTACATCACCAAACCGTTTTCGCCCAAAGAGCTGGTGGCGCGCATTAAGGCGGTGATGCGCCGGATTTCGCCGATGGCGGTTGAGGAAGTGATTGAAATGCGCGGGTTGAGCCTGGATCCCTCTTCTCATCGGGTGACCACGGAAGAACACGCGCTGGATATGGGGCCGACTGAGTTCAAGCTGCTGCATTTCTTTATGACGCATCCGGAACGGGTATATAGTCGTGAGCAGTTGCTGAATCACGTATGGGGCACTAACGTTTATGTTGAGGATCGTACTGTGGATGTCCATATCCGCCGCCTGCGCAAGGCGCTGGAAACCAGTGGGCACGACAAGATGGTTCAGACCGTTCGGGGAACTGGATACCGTTTCTCAACACGTTACTGA
- the phoR gene encoding phosphate regulon sensor histidine kinase PhoR: MLERLSWKKLALELAFFCLPGLLLGLIIGYLPWFLLASVLAALCWNFYNQLRLSYWLWVDRSMTPPPGRWSWEPLFYGLYQMQLRNRRRRRELALLIKRFRSGAESLPDAVVITTEEGSIIWCNRLAQHLLSFRWPEDNGQNILNLLRYPEFTQYMQQQDFSRPLTLTLKNAHHVEFRVMPYSEGQLLMVARDVTQMHQLEGARRNFFANVSHELRTPLTVLQGYLEMMNDESLDGALQSKALHTMQEQTRRMDGLVRQLLTLSRIEAAAAIDLNEKVDIPLMLRVLKREADTLSQGRHEIVFRVNEQLQVFGNEEQLRSAVSNLVYNAVNHTPQGTRIEVCWQQTPQGAQFQVSDNGPGIAAEHLPRLTERFYRVDKARSRQTGGSGLGLAIVKHALSHHDSRLEILSEEGAGSRFMFTLPNRLIVRSVLSQNAANPQL; encoded by the coding sequence GTGCTAGAACGTTTGTCCTGGAAAAAGCTGGCGCTGGAGCTGGCTTTTTTTTGTTTGCCCGGTCTGCTGCTGGGGCTGATTATCGGCTATCTGCCCTGGTTTCTGCTGGCGTCGGTACTGGCGGCGCTGTGTTGGAACTTTTATAACCAGCTGCGCCTGTCCTACTGGCTGTGGGTTGACCGCAGCATGACCCCGCCGCCCGGCCGCTGGAGCTGGGAGCCGCTATTTTACGGCCTCTATCAGATGCAATTGCGCAACCGCCGACGCCGGCGCGAGCTGGCGTTGCTGATCAAACGCTTTCGCAGCGGAGCGGAATCGTTGCCGGATGCGGTGGTGATCACCACCGAAGAGGGCAGCATCATCTGGTGTAACCGGCTGGCTCAGCACCTGCTCAGCTTTCGCTGGCCGGAAGACAACGGCCAGAATATCCTCAACCTGCTGCGCTACCCGGAGTTCACCCAGTACATGCAACAGCAGGATTTCAGCCGCCCGCTGACGCTGACGTTGAAAAACGCTCACCACGTGGAATTCCGGGTGATGCCCTATTCGGAAGGACAACTGCTGATGGTGGCCCGCGATGTGACCCAGATGCACCAACTGGAAGGCGCGCGGCGCAACTTCTTCGCTAACGTCAGCCACGAACTGCGCACGCCGTTGACGGTGTTGCAGGGCTATCTGGAGATGATGAACGACGAATCGCTGGATGGCGCGTTGCAGTCCAAGGCGTTGCACACCATGCAGGAGCAAACCCGCCGTATGGACGGGTTGGTGCGGCAATTGCTGACGCTGTCGCGCATCGAAGCCGCCGCCGCCATCGATCTCAACGAGAAGGTGGATATCCCGCTGATGCTGCGGGTGCTTAAGCGTGAAGCCGATACCCTGAGTCAAGGACGTCACGAGATTGTGTTTCGCGTCAACGAGCAACTGCAGGTGTTCGGCAACGAAGAGCAGTTGCGCAGCGCGGTGTCGAATCTGGTGTATAACGCCGTCAACCATACGCCGCAGGGCACCCGCATTGAGGTGTGCTGGCAGCAGACGCCGCAGGGCGCGCAGTTCCAGGTCAGCGATAACGGCCCGGGCATCGCCGCCGAACACCTTCCCCGCCTGACCGAGCGTTTTTATCGCGTCGACAAGGCCCGTTCGCGCCAGACCGGCGGCAGCGGGCTGGGGCTGGCGATCGTCAAGCATGCGCTCAGCCACCACGACTCCCGGCTGGAGATCCTCAGCGAAGAAGGCGCAGGCTCCCGCTTCATGTTCACGTTGCCGAACCGGCTGATTGTCCGTTCGGTACTGAGTCAGAACGCGGCGAACCCACAGCTGTGA